In Hippocampus zosterae strain Florida chromosome 3, ASM2543408v3, whole genome shotgun sequence, a genomic segment contains:
- the commd4 gene encoding COMM domain-containing protein 4 has protein sequence MRFRFCGDLDCPDWVLAEISTLSKISSVKMKLLCAQVLKGLLGEGIDYDKVTKLTTDAKFDSGDIKASVAVLSFILSSAAKHDIDSESLSSELQQLGLPKEHTMGLCKSYEDKHSAVQDKLRETSLRLGRLEAVSWRVDYTLSSSEMKEVNEGVVQLKLQASGAESGSSQTTVVSLSADKFRVLLSELKQAQAMMNALQ, from the exons ATG CGGTTCCGATTCTGTGGAGATTTGGACTGCCCCGATTGGGTGCTTGCCGAAATCAGCACTCTGTCGAAAATT tctagtgtcaaaatgaaactccTTTGTGCCCAAGTATTGAAAGGTCTGCTCGGGGAAGGCATtgat TATGACAAAGTCACAAAGCTTACAACTGATGCTAAGTTTG ACAGTGGAGACATTAAAGCCAGTGTGGCCGTGCTCAGCTTCATTTTGTCCAGTGCGGCAAAGCATGATATCGACAGTGAATCTTTGTCCAGTGAGCTGCAGCAGCTTGGCCTGCCTAAAG AACACACAATGGGGCTGTGCAAGTCGTATGAAGACAAGCATTCCGCAGTGCAAGACAAACTGAGAGAGACCAGCTTGAGAT TGGGCCGACTGGAGGCAGTCTCCTGGAGGGTGGACTACACGCTTAGCTCAAGTGAGATGAAGGAAGTGAACGAAGGGGTCGTTCAGCTAAAGCTGCAGGCTTCAGGAGCCGAGTCAGGTTCCTCACAAACCACGGTGGTCTCGCTATCTGCTGACAAATTCAGAGTCTTGCTTTCAG AGCTCAAACAAGCCCAGGCTATGATGAATGCTTTACAATGA
- the neil1 gene encoding endonuclease 8-like 1 — protein MPEGPELHLASLFVNKMCEGVLFSGPVRKSEVSKSPDVAFACEAYRISATSRGKEVKLTLTPIESDDTKAKEAQQPMDIVFRFGMSGFFRFTAEGELPKHAHLCFYSKEKPRRVLSYVDARRFGSWQPHGTWQPDRGPCVMFEYKSFRENVVTHLSDRAFDRPICEVLLNQKYFNGIGNYLRAEILYRLKIPPFVPALTVLEGLESEDACEDEKPVKNDILNPKAARTAQKIQVKDESADLLRLCHTVPLEVIHLGGKGYDPEKANYSDFEAWLQCYYVDGMKSMRDHNGRTIWFKGDPGPMAPKDSKSPKAKKRTKKEDDHDYTSMKKGARTQSETTASKTVKKKIKAVQTKKHVPQKEATPRKTVKSLKMDTPLREQKPPARRKTTEPAGSLRRSSRLTRQNVK, from the exons ATGCCTGAAGGACCCGAGTTGCACCTGGCCAGcctttttgtgaacaaaatgtgTGAGGGGGTGCTGTTTTCTGGCCCGGTCAGAAAGTCTGAGGTCAGCAAGAGCCCCGACGTGGCATTCGCCTGCGAGGCGTACCGCATCAGTGCCACTTCCAGAGGGAAGGAAGTGAAGCTCACGCTGACGCCAATTGAGAGTGATGACACAAAGGCCAAAGAGGCACAGCAGCCCATGGACATTGTGTTTCGCTTTGGCATGTCAGGCTTTTTCCGTTTCACCGCGGAGGGCGAGCTGCCCAAACATGCCCATTTGTGCTTTTATTCGAAAGAAAAGCCTCGCAGAGTGCTCAGCTACGTGGACGCACGCAGGTTCGGCAGCTGGCAGCCACATGGAACCTGGCAGCCTGACAGAGGGCCTTGCGTCATGTTTGAGTACAAAAGCTTCAG GGAGAATGTGGTGACGCACCTGTCTGACCGTGCCTTTGACCGGCCCATCTGTGAAGTCTTGCTCAATCAGAAGTACTTCAATGGCATCGGCAACTATCTCAGGGCGGAGATCCTTTACAG GTTAAAAATCCCACCCTTTGTACCTGCCCTCACCGTGCTTGAAGGTCTTGAGTCAGAGGATGCTTGTGAAGACGAGAAGCCTGTGAAGAATGACATTTTGAACCCAAAG GCTGCGAGGACAGCTCAAAAGATTCAAGTGAAAGACGAGAGCGCCGACCTGCTCAGGCTGTGCCACACAGTTCCTCTGGAGGTGATCCATTTAG GTGGGAAAGGCTACGATCCGGAGAAGGCCAACTACTCTGACTTTGAGGCCTGGCTGCAGTGTTACTATGTGGACGGAATGAAGTCCATGCGTGACCACAACGGCAGGACTATATGGTTCAAA GGCGATCCAGGCCCCATGGCTCCCAAAG ATTCTAAATCACCAAAGGCCAAAAAGAGAACGAAAAAAGAGGACGATCATGATTACACCAGCATGAAAAAG GGGGCCAGGACACAATCGGAAACCACAGCgtcaaaaacagtcaaaaagaaaatcaaagcgGTACAGACAAAAAAGCACGTGCCACAAAAAGAAGCCACACCTCGAAAAACTGTAAAATCCTTGAAAATGGACACACCACTTCGTGAACAAAAGCCACCTGCAAGGAGGAAGACGACAGAGCCAGCAG GTTCTCTGAGGCGTAGCAGTAGACTGACGAGACAAAAtgtgaagtaa